A region of the bacterium genome:
TTATGTGTTCGGAAAACCGCAGCGGGAACAGTCTGCTGAGCATTGTACCTGTCCCGAAGTCAATTAAAATATTAAGCGGAAAATTTATCATCAGTGATAAGTTTAAAATAATGTCAGAGAGTGATGATCCCGGTGTGAAGTATGTAAGTGATTTTCTGGAGAATTACATATCAAGAGCAAGAAGTGCAAAAGTGCCTGTCATGGGATCAGAAGAAGAAAAAGAGAACACCCTTATTCTCAGAATAAATAAGCAGGAAGAGAAATCGCTTGGTGCAGAAGGATATGAATTAAAAATTACTCCCGGGAAAATTATTATCAGAGCAAACAAACCGGCAGGCCTTTTTTATGGTGTTCAGACAATTCTGCAGCTCCTGCCTGCTGAAATATGGTCTTTAAATACTTCAAAAAAAATCGGGACCATGGAACTGCCCTGTATAATTATTAAGGATGCGCCGAGATACAAGTACAGGGGAATGCACCTTGATGTAGGGCGGCACTTCTTCCCTGTATCTTTTATAAAGAGATATATTGATTATATTGCAATGCACAAGATGAATGTTTTCCACTGGCATCTTACAGAGGATCAGGGCTGGCGTATTGAAATTAAAAAATATCCAAAATTAACTTCCGTAGGTGCGTGGCGGAAAGAGACTATGATCGGACGGCTGAGCGACAGGCCCTACAGATATGATCATAAAAGGTACGGAGGGTTTTATACACAAGATCAGATCAGAGAAATTGTAAAGTATGCAAAAGAAAGATTTATAACAGTGATTCCTGAAATAGAGATGCCGGGCCATAGTGTAGCAGCTCTTGCAGCATATCCTGAATTTTCCTGTACAGGCGGGCCATTTGAAGTAAAAACCAGGTGGGGCGTGTCAAAAGATATTTATTGTGCAGGTAAGGATGAGACTTTCAGGTTTCTTGAAGATATTCTTACTGAGGTTATGGATCTCTTCCCTTCAAAGTACATACACATAGGAGGAGATGAAGCACCGAAGGACAGGTGGAAAAAGTGCCCTGACTGTCAGAAGAGAATTAATGAGGAAGGGCTTAAAAACGAGCATGAGCTGCAGAGTTATTTTATTACAAGAATAGAAAAGTTTTTAAATAAGCACGGCAGAAAAATAATCGGCTGGGATGAGATCCTTGAAGGAGGGCTTGCTCCCAATGCTGCGGTTATGTCCTGGAGAGGGATATCCGGAGGCATTGCTGCGGCAAGAACAGGGCACGATGTTATAATGACTCCCACAGAGTACTGCTATTTTGACTATTATCAGGCTCCGAGATCAATGGAGCCAACAGCAATCGGCGGCCTGACAACACTTAAAAAAGTCTACTCATTTAACCCTGTTCCAGAGGACAGCCTGATAGTTGATCAGCGAAAATATGTAATTGGCGGCCAGGGGAATGTGTGGACAGAGTTTATCGGTACGCCTGAATATGCAGAATACATGTTTTTTCCGAGAATGTGTGCTTTGGCAGAAGTTTTGTGGACACCAAAAGATAAGAGGGATTGGAATGGTTTTAAAAAACGTATGGATAAGCAGTACAAGAGACTTTATGAGATGGGCGCTGATTTCAGAATCCCTTGCCCTGTAATTGACAGAGCAGTAGTTGTCAACAAGGGAGAACCGGTAAAAATTGGCAATCCTTTATCCATAGGAGAAGTAAGGTATACAATTGGTTCAAAAGATCCTGATATTTCAGATTCTCTTTACACTCATCCCCTTGTTTTTAATACTCATGCAATTATAAAATCAAGAGTGTTCCTTCCTGACG
Encoded here:
- a CDS encoding family 20 glycosylhydrolase; this encodes MHRKMALILILMFGFIMFFMCSENRSGNSLLSIVPVPKSIKILSGKFIISDKFKIMSESDDPGVKYVSDFLENYISRARSAKVPVMGSEEEKENTLILRINKQEEKSLGAEGYELKITPGKIIIRANKPAGLFYGVQTILQLLPAEIWSLNTSKKIGTMELPCIIIKDAPRYKYRGMHLDVGRHFFPVSFIKRYIDYIAMHKMNVFHWHLTEDQGWRIEIKKYPKLTSVGAWRKETMIGRLSDRPYRYDHKRYGGFYTQDQIREIVKYAKERFITVIPEIEMPGHSVAALAAYPEFSCTGGPFEVKTRWGVSKDIYCAGKDETFRFLEDILTEVMDLFPSKYIHIGGDEAPKDRWKKCPDCQKRINEEGLKNEHELQSYFITRIEKFLNKHGRKIIGWDEILEGGLAPNAAVMSWRGISGGIAAARTGHDVIMTPTEYCYFDYYQAPRSMEPTAIGGLTTLKKVYSFNPVPEDSLIVDQRKYVIGGQGNVWTEFIGTPEYAEYMFFPRMCALAEVLWTPKDKRDWNGFKKRMDKQYKRLYEMGADFRIPCPVIDRAVVVNKGEPVKIGNPLSIGEVRYTIGSKDPDISDSLYTHPLVFNTHAIIKSRVFLPDGRAGSVVTTTVLIKDLAPKGMRFGLNYKYFEEDFSDTLPDFSSFKPVSKGHASILDLDVLPRRESQFGVIFTGYINISRDGKYRFWLYADDGVEIYIDNKRVAGNKSYTGSQSAGKIFLTKGYHTVRILHFELWGNQALELWYSGPGIEKQQVPPRMFLCDK